The following are from one region of the Ananas comosus cultivar F153 linkage group 20, ASM154086v1, whole genome shotgun sequence genome:
- the LOC109725313 gene encoding dirigent protein 21-like isoform X2, with protein MASLSSFICHHHHLLLFLFAAVVAAAVFTTKAVTADDNMTHLHFYMHDILGGSNPTAIEIVKGPVALPSVPGVNFGNLIAIDDALTEGPELSSKPVGRAQGFYMSTAFQEASLLMSVNFVLAADGPYNGSVVSVQGRDPIAAPVRELSVVGGTGQFRMARGYVLWKTYDGNATNGDGVLELDVYVTTE; from the coding sequence ATGGCTTCTCTAAGTTCCTTCATatgccaccaccaccacctcttgCTCTTCCTcttcgccgccgtcgtcgccgcggCGGTGTTTACTACAAAAGCCGTCACCGCCGACGACAACATGACCCACCTGCACTTCTACATGCACGACATCCTCGGCGGGTCGAACCCGACCGCCATCGAGATCGTCAAGGGCCCCGTCGCGCTGCCTTCCGTCCCCGGCGTCAACTTTGGTAACCTCATCGCGATCGACGACGCCTTGACGGAGGGCCCCGAGCTCTCGTCGAAGCCCGTCGGCCGGGCCCAAGGGTTCTACATGTCAACTGCTTTTCAGGAGGCGTCGTTGCTCATGTCGGTCAACTTTGTGTTGGCCGCCGACGGGCCGTATAACGGCAGCGTGGTGTCCGTTCAGGGGCGCGACCCGATCGCGGCGCCTGTCAGGGAGCTGTCGGTTGTTGGCGGAACCGGGCAGTTTCGGATGGCCCGTGGGTACGTGCTTTGGAAGACGTACGATGGCAACGCCACCAACGGTGACGGAGTCTTGGAGCTCGACGTCTACGTCACGACAGAGTGA
- the LOC109725397 gene encoding DNA mismatch repair protein MLH1-like isoform X1 codes for MDTDDEPSSSSSAAAAAEAEAEAIRAEPPRIRRLEEAVVNRIAAGEVIQRPASAVKELVENSLDAAASSVSVVVKDGGLKLIQVSDNGHGIRYEDLSILCERHTTSKLSAFEDLQTIKSMGFRGEALASMTYVGHVTVTTITEGQLHGYRVSYRDGVMEHEPKPCAAVKGTQIMVENLFYNMIARRKTLQNSNDDYPKIVDLISRFAIHHTDVSFSCRKHGANRADVHTVIASSRLDSIRAVYGASVARDLMEIAVSDDNPARSIFKMEGLISNANYIAKKTTMILFINGRLVECTALKRAIEVVYAATLPKASKPFIYMSIDLPSEHVDVNMHPTKREVGLLNQESLIDTIQNAIESKLMNSNTTRIFQIQAVNSSSASQFNSRKDTDCNTSTPAIKSQKVPVNKMVRTDSRDPFGRLHAYWQDGQCSQDGKKSDLVSVRNAVRSRRNPKESADLSSIHELLSEIDSNTHSGLLDVVKNCTYIGLADDVFALLQHNTLLYLVNVVNVSKELMYQQVIRRFAHFNAIQLSEPAPLQDLLMMALKEEDLESPADENDDLKQKIAELNTELLKQKAEMLEEYFCINIDQDGNLMRLPVILDQHTPDMDRLPEFLLSLGNDVDWENEKECFQTVSAVLGNFYAVHPPFLPNPSGDGIQYYMKNVDKMSTDEDAQNRLTNSEEDVDYELLAEAETAGAQREWTIQHVLFPSMRLFLKPPKSLATNGTFIQVASLEKLYRIFERC; via the exons ATGGACACCGACGACGagccctcgtcgtcgtcgtcggcggcggcggcggcggaggcggaggcggaggcgattCGGGCGGAGCCGCCACGGATACGGCGGCTGGAGGAGGCGGTGGTGAACCGGATCGCGGCGGGGGAGGTGATCCAGCGCCCGGCGTCGGCGGTGAAGGAGCTCGTCGAGAACAGCCTCGACGCCGCCGCATCCTCCGTCTCCGTCGTCGTCAAGGACGGGGGCCTCAAGCTCATCCAGGTCTCCGACAACGGCCACGGCATCCGG TACGAAGATTTGTCTATATTATGTGAAAGACACACAACATCAAAATTATCTGCATTTGAGGACCTACAAACAATCAAATCAATGGGTTTTAGAGGAGAAGCCTTGGCTAGCATGACTTACGTTGGCCATGTCACAGTGACAACAATAACTGAAGGGCAATTGCATGGTTACAG GGTATCATATAGAGATGGTGTAATGGAGCATGAACCGAAGCCATGTGCTGCAGTTAAAGGAACACAGATTATG GTTGAGAACCTTTTCTACAATATGATTGCTCGTAGAAAAACTTTACAGAACTCCAATGATGATTACCCAAAGATTGTAGACTTGATTAGCCGCTTTGCAATACATCATACAGACGTGAGCTTTTCCTGCAGAAAG CATGGCGCAAATAGAGCAGATGTTCATACGGTGATTGCAAGCTCCAGGTTGGATTCCATCAGAGCTGTTTATGGTGCTTCTGTTGCTCGTGATCTGATGGAAATTGCTGTTTCTGATGATAATCCTGCTCGATCAATTTTCAAGATGGAGGGCTTAATTTCAAATGCCAATTATATAGCTAAGAAGACAACGATGATACTCTTTATCAATG GCAGGTTGGTTGAATGCACTGCCTTGAAGAGAGCTATAGAAGTAGTGTATGCTGCAACATTGCCTAAGGCATCAAAACCTTTCATCTACATGTCAATCGATCTTCCGTCTGAGCATGTAGATGTGAACATGCATCCAACTAAAAGAGAG GTAGGCCTTTTGAATCAAGAGAGTCTTATTGATACCATTCAAAATGCCATAGAATCAAAGTTGATGAACTCTAACACCACAAGGATATTTCAGATTCAG GCTGTAAATTCGTCATCAGCAAGTCAATTTAATTCGCGAAAAGATACTGATTGCAACACATCCACACCTG CAATAAAATCTCAAAAAGTTCCAGTAAATAAAATGGTAAGAACAGATTCACGCGATCCATTTGGAAGGTTGCATGCCTACTGGCAAGATGGACAATGCTCACAGGATGGAAAGAAATCTGACCTTGTTTCTGTGAG AAATGCCGTGAGATCAAGGAGGAATCCCAAGGAATCTGCTGACTTAAGTAGCATCCATGAGCTTCTTAGTGAAATTGATTCTAACACTCACTCTG GTCTCTTGGACGTTGTTAAGAACTGCACGTATATTGGGCTTGCTGATGATGTTTTCGCCTTGCTTCAACACAATACACTACTGTACCTTGTTAATGTGGTAAATGTGAG TAAAGAACTCATGTACCAGCAAGTAATACGCCGATTTGCACATTTCAATGCCATCCAACTTAGTGAACCAGCTCCACTTCAGGATTTGCTAATGATGGCACTTaaagaagaagacttggaatcCCCTGCTGATGAGAATGATGATCTGAAACAGAAGATTGCAGAA TTGAACACTGAGCTTCTCAAGCAAAAAGCCGAGATGCTGGAGGAGTATTTTTGTATAAACATTGATCAAGACGGAAATCTGATGAGACTTCCCGTTATACTCGACCAGCACACTCCTGATATGGATCGTCTTCCTGAATTTTTGTTGAGTTTGGGGAATGAT GTTGACTGGGAGAATGAGAAAGAATGCTTCCAAACTGTATCTGCTGTTCTTGGGAATTTCTATGCCGTGCATCCTCCCTTTTTGCCAAATCCATCAGGAGATGGGATTCAGTACTAC ATGAAAAACGTGGACAAAATGTCAACTGATGAAGATGCACAGAATAGATTAACTAATTCAG AAGAAGATGTGGATTATGAACTACTCGCAGAGGCAGAAACTGCAGGGGCTCAGCGTGAATGGACCATTCAGCATGTCTTGTTCCCATCGATGAGGCTGTTTCTCAAGCCTCCAAAATCATTGGCAACAAATGGAACTTTCATTCAG GTTGCTTCTTTGGAGAAACTCTACAGAATATTTGAGAGGTGTTAG
- the LOC109725397 gene encoding DNA mismatch repair protein MLH1-like isoform X2: MDTDDEPSSSSSAAAAAEAEAEAIRAEPPRIRRLEEAVVNRIAAGEVIQRPASAVKELVENSLDAAASSVSVVVKDGGLKLIQVSDNGHGIRYEDLSILCERHTTSKLSAFEDLQTIKSMGFRGEALASMTYVGHVTVTTITEGQLHGYRVSYRDGVMEHEPKPCAAVKGTQIMHGANRADVHTVIASSRLDSIRAVYGASVARDLMEIAVSDDNPARSIFKMEGLISNANYIAKKTTMILFINGRLVECTALKRAIEVVYAATLPKASKPFIYMSIDLPSEHVDVNMHPTKREVGLLNQESLIDTIQNAIESKLMNSNTTRIFQIQAVNSSSASQFNSRKDTDCNTSTPAIKSQKVPVNKMVRTDSRDPFGRLHAYWQDGQCSQDGKKSDLVSVRNAVRSRRNPKESADLSSIHELLSEIDSNTHSGLLDVVKNCTYIGLADDVFALLQHNTLLYLVNVVNVSKELMYQQVIRRFAHFNAIQLSEPAPLQDLLMMALKEEDLESPADENDDLKQKIAELNTELLKQKAEMLEEYFCINIDQDGNLMRLPVILDQHTPDMDRLPEFLLSLGNDVDWENEKECFQTVSAVLGNFYAVHPPFLPNPSGDGIQYYMKNVDKMSTDEDAQNRLTNSEEDVDYELLAEAETAGAQREWTIQHVLFPSMRLFLKPPKSLATNGTFIQVASLEKLYRIFERC; encoded by the exons ATGGACACCGACGACGagccctcgtcgtcgtcgtcggcggcggcggcggcggaggcggaggcggaggcgattCGGGCGGAGCCGCCACGGATACGGCGGCTGGAGGAGGCGGTGGTGAACCGGATCGCGGCGGGGGAGGTGATCCAGCGCCCGGCGTCGGCGGTGAAGGAGCTCGTCGAGAACAGCCTCGACGCCGCCGCATCCTCCGTCTCCGTCGTCGTCAAGGACGGGGGCCTCAAGCTCATCCAGGTCTCCGACAACGGCCACGGCATCCGG TACGAAGATTTGTCTATATTATGTGAAAGACACACAACATCAAAATTATCTGCATTTGAGGACCTACAAACAATCAAATCAATGGGTTTTAGAGGAGAAGCCTTGGCTAGCATGACTTACGTTGGCCATGTCACAGTGACAACAATAACTGAAGGGCAATTGCATGGTTACAG GGTATCATATAGAGATGGTGTAATGGAGCATGAACCGAAGCCATGTGCTGCAGTTAAAGGAACACAGATTATG CATGGCGCAAATAGAGCAGATGTTCATACGGTGATTGCAAGCTCCAGGTTGGATTCCATCAGAGCTGTTTATGGTGCTTCTGTTGCTCGTGATCTGATGGAAATTGCTGTTTCTGATGATAATCCTGCTCGATCAATTTTCAAGATGGAGGGCTTAATTTCAAATGCCAATTATATAGCTAAGAAGACAACGATGATACTCTTTATCAATG GCAGGTTGGTTGAATGCACTGCCTTGAAGAGAGCTATAGAAGTAGTGTATGCTGCAACATTGCCTAAGGCATCAAAACCTTTCATCTACATGTCAATCGATCTTCCGTCTGAGCATGTAGATGTGAACATGCATCCAACTAAAAGAGAG GTAGGCCTTTTGAATCAAGAGAGTCTTATTGATACCATTCAAAATGCCATAGAATCAAAGTTGATGAACTCTAACACCACAAGGATATTTCAGATTCAG GCTGTAAATTCGTCATCAGCAAGTCAATTTAATTCGCGAAAAGATACTGATTGCAACACATCCACACCTG CAATAAAATCTCAAAAAGTTCCAGTAAATAAAATGGTAAGAACAGATTCACGCGATCCATTTGGAAGGTTGCATGCCTACTGGCAAGATGGACAATGCTCACAGGATGGAAAGAAATCTGACCTTGTTTCTGTGAG AAATGCCGTGAGATCAAGGAGGAATCCCAAGGAATCTGCTGACTTAAGTAGCATCCATGAGCTTCTTAGTGAAATTGATTCTAACACTCACTCTG GTCTCTTGGACGTTGTTAAGAACTGCACGTATATTGGGCTTGCTGATGATGTTTTCGCCTTGCTTCAACACAATACACTACTGTACCTTGTTAATGTGGTAAATGTGAG TAAAGAACTCATGTACCAGCAAGTAATACGCCGATTTGCACATTTCAATGCCATCCAACTTAGTGAACCAGCTCCACTTCAGGATTTGCTAATGATGGCACTTaaagaagaagacttggaatcCCCTGCTGATGAGAATGATGATCTGAAACAGAAGATTGCAGAA TTGAACACTGAGCTTCTCAAGCAAAAAGCCGAGATGCTGGAGGAGTATTTTTGTATAAACATTGATCAAGACGGAAATCTGATGAGACTTCCCGTTATACTCGACCAGCACACTCCTGATATGGATCGTCTTCCTGAATTTTTGTTGAGTTTGGGGAATGAT GTTGACTGGGAGAATGAGAAAGAATGCTTCCAAACTGTATCTGCTGTTCTTGGGAATTTCTATGCCGTGCATCCTCCCTTTTTGCCAAATCCATCAGGAGATGGGATTCAGTACTAC ATGAAAAACGTGGACAAAATGTCAACTGATGAAGATGCACAGAATAGATTAACTAATTCAG AAGAAGATGTGGATTATGAACTACTCGCAGAGGCAGAAACTGCAGGGGCTCAGCGTGAATGGACCATTCAGCATGTCTTGTTCCCATCGATGAGGCTGTTTCTCAAGCCTCCAAAATCATTGGCAACAAATGGAACTTTCATTCAG GTTGCTTCTTTGGAGAAACTCTACAGAATATTTGAGAGGTGTTAG
- the LOC109725313 gene encoding dirigent protein 21-like isoform X1, translating into MASLSSFICHHHHLLLFLFAAVVAAAVFTTKAVTADDNMTHLHFYMHDILGGSNPTAIEIVKGPVALPSVPGVNFGNLIAIDDALTEGPELSSKPVGRAQGFYMSTAFQEASLLMSVNFVLAADGPYNGSVVSVQGRDPIAAPVRELSVVGGTGQFRMARGYVLWKTYDGNATNGDGVLELDVYVTTDSGRRAPSTTPTAITQSPAVHQSSKSTSTSLRSEFVILLISITICAFLL; encoded by the exons ATGGCTTCTCTAAGTTCCTTCATatgccaccaccaccacctcttgCTCTTCCTcttcgccgccgtcgtcgccgcggCGGTGTTTACTACAAAAGCCGTCACCGCCGACGACAACATGACCCACCTGCACTTCTACATGCACGACATCCTCGGCGGGTCGAACCCGACCGCCATCGAGATCGTCAAGGGCCCCGTCGCGCTGCCTTCCGTCCCCGGCGTCAACTTTGGTAACCTCATCGCGATCGACGACGCCTTGACGGAGGGCCCCGAGCTCTCGTCGAAGCCCGTCGGCCGGGCCCAAGGGTTCTACATGTCAACTGCTTTTCAGGAGGCGTCGTTGCTCATGTCGGTCAACTTTGTGTTGGCCGCCGACGGGCCGTATAACGGCAGCGTGGTGTCCGTTCAGGGGCGCGACCCGATCGCGGCGCCTGTCAGGGAGCTGTCGGTTGTTGGCGGAACCGGGCAGTTTCGGATGGCCCGTGGGTACGTGCTTTGGAAGACGTACGATGGCAACGCCACCAACGGTGACGGAGTCTTGGAGCTCGACGTCTACGTCACGACAGA CTCTGGTAGACGCGCGCCGTCAACGACACCAACGGCGATAACGCAATCACCTGCGGTGCATCAATCTTCGAAATCGACGTCAACGTCACTACGAAGTGAATTTGTCATCCTGCTGATCTCGATTACCATATGTGCATTTTTGCTTTAA